The Asticcacaulis sp. MM231 genomic interval AGGTACGCTCCAGATCAGTCTTTCATCGCCCTTGGGCTGACGCTGGAAGGATTCGACACGAATGGAATTACGGCTGCCAGCTTCCAGCTTGATCGCACCGGTGGCAATGGACGGCCGCCAATCGACGCGCCAGGCGTCCACCACCATCTTATCATTGATCCAGATGCGGTAACCGCCATCGGCATCGTAGCGGAAACGGTACTCTCCACTTTCCGGAGCGGTCAGGTAGCCCTCAAACCGCACGGCGCCACTGCGCAGTTCCCCACTCCAGCTTTGGTGGATACCGGCTTCGGTCGTTGTTTCCCGAGGTGCAGCCGTCACATCGTGAGAGGTGAAACGACTCACGGTCACGCCTTTATCAGCGCAAGCCTTGTCACGACACAACACCGCGTCCGGCACGGCAGATAAGACCGGGTCGATCAGGCCTGAGCCTTGCGCATAATGAACAGTGGCATTCGGATAACGGGCGCGTATACCCGCCAGAACCGTCACGGGGTGCGAAGGCTCGCCATTGTAATTGCCGACCAGAGAATCAATCGAGTCCGCATTTGGCCCGATCACCGCGATCGAGCGAGGCTCGGATTTGAGCGGCAGAAGGTTGCCTTGGTTCTTGAGCAGTACCATGGCGGATTCCGCCACACGCTGCGACAGATCGCGATTGGCCTGGGTGTCATAATCAGCGGCCGTGATCGATGGGAAAACCTTTGGCGCCGGGTCAAACTGCCCAAGCTTGAAGCGGGCGGTAAACAAACGCACAAGCGCCGTATCAAGAACCGTTTCCGGCAGCAGGCCTTTGCGGACAGCGCTGGTCAGGTGATCGGCTTCATTAGCGTTGCCGCAGATCAGATCCGTACCGGCCTGATAGGCAGCCGCCACGCCGTCTTCGGGTGTTGCGCGATAATGATGCGAGGTTTTGTAATAGATATCGCCCACGGCATCGCAGTCCGATACCACAAAGCCCTTGAAACCCCAGTCCTTGCGCAGGTGTGTGACGAGGAGGTCGTCGTTGGCACAGGCCGGCTGACCATCAATGGCATTATAGGCGCACATGATCGATGCCGCCTTGCCCTCGGTGATCGTGGCGCGGAAGGCCGGCAGGTAGGTGTCTTCCAGATCATAGCGCGAGGGCGTCACATTATCCCGGTGGCGACCGGATTCAGGTCCGCTATGAACAGCATAATGCTTGGGTGTGGCCACGGTGCGATAATAGGTGGGGTCATCGCCCTGAAGCCCCTGAACAAAGGCCACCCCCATGCGCGAGGTCAGATAAGGATCTTCACCATAGGTCTCCTGCCCCCTTCCCCAGCGCGGATCACGAAAGATGTTGATGTTGGGCGACCAGACGGTCAGTCCGCGGAACCAGTCCGAACCCCCGAATCGATGAAGGCGCTCCAGGTTCTTGGCGCGAAATTCTACGCTGATCGTGTCAGCCACCTGATGGATCAGCGGCGCGTCAAAGGTCGCGGCCAGGCCCACGGCCTGCGGAAAAACCGTGGCGTTGCCGGCCGCCGCCACGCCATGCAGGCCTTCGTTCCACCAATTATATTCCCGCACGCCGAGGCGCGGTATGGCCGGCGCGTCATTGATGAGCTGGGCGGTTTTCTCTTCGAGAGTCATGCGCGAGACCAGATCGGCGGCGCGCTGTTCGGCGGGTTTTGTCAGGTCATGATAGCCCTGAGCATCCAATGGATTTTGCGCCTGCGCGGTCTGCAGCATGCCGATGGATATCAGCATGACAAGTGCGCTCAGAGCCACATGACGGCCACGGCCAGTTGACGCCCATTTGGGGTGTTTCAGTTTCACGATGTCCTCCCAGTACCGCTTTATCGCGATATTTTTGGCGATCAGGTCGCCTTTCTGATAGCGCTACCATGAAAAAACCGACTTGAAAAGTTAATTTGTCTGACCTTTGAAAATTGGCAGACACAACCAATAGGGCCTGTAAGGCTTAACCGTTATAACGGGCGGCCTGGCCTATTTGGCATCGTGTGCCCGACTTTTCGGACACAGTATCAAAGGCATCTTTCTGTTGGACGCCGCCAGCAAATTAATGGCCCTGCCCCGGTGCATAGGGGAAGGTCAGGGCTTCGTAGGCTTCGAGAGGTAAGGCTGGCGCTTGATAGCCTGCGGGTAGAGGTAGGCCTGATTTCGACTGGAAATAGCTGATCGAGGCATCGCGCCACCATTGCGCTTCCCGGCGCTGGATGGTCAGGTTTTGCGAGACGGCGGCAAAGCGTTGCGCATCTATGTAAGGCGCAAGTCCTGCCCATGTCGTTTGCATGACGCCGACCTGATCAACACCGGACTGGTAGCGCATGACAAGGCCGTCCCAAAGCGTGTGGCCATCCTGCAAACGATAGTCCCAGGAGAGGTGATGGAACCACAAGAGATAGCGCTGATCCATCTTGCTCGGGTCAGACCAGGTTTTCGCCGCGCGTGGATTATACTGCGCCAGGGCGTCGCTGCCGGTCTTTGTGCGGTCAAAGCCAATCCCGCCGGCGTCGGCCTTGTTGTAATAGACCGGATTCCACTCCGGCCGCGCAAGCTCATGTACCCACGGGCCGGGACCATAGTGATGACCGGTCGCCATCTGATGATGCAGGCCGAGCGGGGTCATGTAATCGGCCATAGCCTCTCGTGAGTTCATCATCATATCGACCACCGGCGTGACAAAGGCGGGATCATCCGAGAAGGTCATGTGCACCCAGTCAGTGGCGATGTCGCGGCTGGAAGCGTCCGGATTCCACGCCAATCGGCCAAAGGCATACCAGTTGGCCTGATCGAAATCCGAGCCCGTCCAGTTGCGGTTAGCGCCGATATTGGCGACGCCAGCCATGCCGGTAAGGGCGTGCTTTTCCAGCGAGCCATCGATGATGCGCGCAACTGTCGAGCCTGAGCCCTTGGCAAAGGTATCAGCCTTCAGCGTCTCCTCGAACATCGGCGCCAGATAGACGAGGTGCGTCGCCTGTCCGGTATATTCCTTGGTGATCTGGAACTCCATCATCTCGCGGGTCTTTGGCATGGCACCGAACAAGGGCGAGAAAGGCTCGCGTGGCTGGAAGTCGATCGGGCCATTCTTGATCTGGACCAGCACGTTGTCGGCAAACTGACCATCGAGCGGATGGAACTCATTATAGGCCTGCTTGGCGCGGTCCGAGGCATCATGCTCGCTATAAACAAAGGCGCGCCACATCACTATACCGCCATGCGGCGCTAAGGCTTCGGCCAGCATATTGGCGCCATCAGCATGACTGCGGTGATAATCGCCAGGCCCCGGCTGGCCTTCCGAATTGGCCTTGACGAGGAAGCCGCCGAAATCGGGGATCGCCTTGTAGATTTCATCCGTCTTGGCCTGCCACCAGGCGCGCACGGCCGGATCGAGCGGATCGGCTGTTTTCAGGCCGCCCAGCTCCATGGGCGAAGAGAAACGCGCCGATAGATAGATCTTGATACCGTAGGGCCGCAGACTATCGGCGAGCGCCGCCGTCTTGACGATATAGGGCGCCGTCAGGCTGAGCGCCTTGGCGTTGACGTTATTGACCACCGTGCCGTTGATGCCGACGGAGGCATTGGCGCGGGCGTAATCGGTATAGCGTTGATCCTTGAGATCGGGCAGCCGCCACCAGTCCCAGATCGACGCCCCGGCATAGCCGCGCTCCACCGAGCTGTCGAGATTATCCCAGTGATTGAGCACACGCACCTTGATTTTGGGCGCATCGGCTATGTCGAGCTTATCTATACTCTGGCCCGTTTGTATGTGTCGCAGCAGCCGGAAAGCGCCATAGAGGCTACCGCGATCACTGTTGGCGGCGATGACCGTGACCTTGTGACCGTCCACGGTAACCGAGCGGATTAGATAGCCTTCATCGCCCAAGCCGGAGAGTGGTAGGTTCAGCGCCTTGATGACAGGCTGCTCTGCCGGTGTGCCGATCACGAGCGCACCGTCGCCGATCGAGGTGGCAGCCGGTAGCTCCCGGCCGAAAAAGCCGGAGACACCGCGCTGCAGTTCGCTTCGCGCGGCGCTCAGCATCGGGCTGTCGCCAGCGACGACCGAGGTCAGATGCGGCGAATAGACCTGAGCCCGCGCCACCGGTAAGGGCCGGTAGCGCAGCCACAGATCATAGCCGTCCTCGGCATGGGCCATGGTAACCAGACCAAGGATCAATCCCAGCACAAGCGAGACAATTCGGGCTATGCGCTGGGTCATGCGGGTGATCCTTATTACCAGTTGAACAGGGTGCCGTCCTGCAGTCGGTTCACCGGCAGGTAGGCGCGCTGATAGGGGTATTTGGCGGCCTTTTCCTCATCGATGTCAACGCCGAGGCCCGGCGCGTCGCCGATATGGAGCGATCCGGCCGTGAAGCTGTAGTTGTGCGGGAAGACTTCGTCGGTCAGTTCGGTGTGACGCATATATTCCTGGATGCCGAAATTGGGGATCGACACGTCGAAATGCAGCGCCGCTGACATGCAGACCGGCGACAGGTCGGTGGCGCCGTGGCAGCCGGTCTTGACGCCATAGACATCGGCGAAGCTGGCGATGCGCTTAAGGTGGGTGATTCCGCCGGCGTGGACGACAGTAGCGCGGATATAGTCGATCAACTGGTTGCTGATCAGATCCTTGCAGTCCCAGAGCGTGTTGAAGATTTCACCGACCGCAAGCGGCGTGGTGGTGTGCTGGCGGATGAGCTTGAAGCTTTCCTGATTCTCGGCGGGTGTGGCGTCCTCCATCCAGAACGGACGATAAGGTTCAAGATCATGCCCCAAACGTCCCGCCTCGATGGGCGTCAGGCGGTGATGGACGTCATGGAGCAGATGCACGTCGTCGCCCAGGGCTTCACGCGCCGCTTTGAACAGCTTGGGCACCACGCGCATATAGGCTTCAGTGTTCCATTCGTTTTCGGTCGGAAGGTCAGCATCCGCTGGCTCATAGAACATCTTGTCCTTGGAAACGCCGTAGGTGCTGCTGAGACCGGGCACGCCGCATTGCAGGCGGATCGCCTTATAGCCGAGCGCCTGATAGCTTTGCGCCACCTCGA includes:
- a CDS encoding glycoside hydrolase family 3 C-terminal domain-containing protein; amino-acid sequence: MKLKHPKWASTGRGRHVALSALVMLISIGMLQTAQAQNPLDAQGYHDLTKPAEQRAADLVSRMTLEEKTAQLINDAPAIPRLGVREYNWWNEGLHGVAAAGNATVFPQAVGLAATFDAPLIHQVADTISVEFRAKNLERLHRFGGSDWFRGLTVWSPNINIFRDPRWGRGQETYGEDPYLTSRMGVAFVQGLQGDDPTYYRTVATPKHYAVHSGPESGRHRDNVTPSRYDLEDTYLPAFRATITEGKAASIMCAYNAIDGQPACANDDLLVTHLRKDWGFKGFVVSDCDAVGDIYYKTSHHYRATPEDGVAAAYQAGTDLICGNANEADHLTSAVRKGLLPETVLDTALVRLFTARFKLGQFDPAPKVFPSITAADYDTQANRDLSQRVAESAMVLLKNQGNLLPLKSEPRSIAVIGPNADSIDSLVGNYNGEPSHPVTVLAGIRARYPNATVHYAQGSGLIDPVLSAVPDAVLCRDKACADKGVTVSRFTSHDVTAAPRETTTEAGIHQSWSGELRSGAVRFEGYLTAPESGEYRFRYDADGGYRIWINDKMVVDAWRVDWRPSIATGAIKLEAGSRNSIRVESFQRQPKGDERLIWSVPSDAGAQAAVAAAKDADLVIFAAGLSQRVEGEEMHVDAVGFSGGDRTSIDLPPIQQNLLEKVSATGKPVVLVLLNGSALGVNWADEHVPAIVEAWYPGGQGGAAVARLIAGDFSPAGRLPMTFYRSVDQLPAFNDYAMKGRTYRYFKGEALYPFGYGLSYSRFQYAPVTLSARQVRGDEPVTVSTKVSNTGGVDSDEVVQLYVSHPGEKNVPIRALERFERIHLKAGESKTVSFTLDSRALSTVNQDGTRSVKPGKVTIWVGGGQPDNRKGLEKTAGADAAFTITSTQVLAP
- a CDS encoding alpha-glucuronidase family glycosyl hydrolase, with amino-acid sequence MTQRIARIVSLVLGLILGLVTMAHAEDGYDLWLRYRPLPVARAQVYSPHLTSVVAGDSPMLSAARSELQRGVSGFFGRELPAATSIGDGALVIGTPAEQPVIKALNLPLSGLGDEGYLIRSVTVDGHKVTVIAANSDRGSLYGAFRLLRHIQTGQSIDKLDIADAPKIKVRVLNHWDNLDSSVERGYAGASIWDWWRLPDLKDQRYTDYARANASVGINGTVVNNVNAKALSLTAPYIVKTAALADSLRPYGIKIYLSARFSSPMELGGLKTADPLDPAVRAWWQAKTDEIYKAIPDFGGFLVKANSEGQPGPGDYHRSHADGANMLAEALAPHGGIVMWRAFVYSEHDASDRAKQAYNEFHPLDGQFADNVLVQIKNGPIDFQPREPFSPLFGAMPKTREMMEFQITKEYTGQATHLVYLAPMFEETLKADTFAKGSGSTVARIIDGSLEKHALTGMAGVANIGANRNWTGSDFDQANWYAFGRLAWNPDASSRDIATDWVHMTFSDDPAFVTPVVDMMMNSREAMADYMTPLGLHHQMATGHHYGPGPWVHELARPEWNPVYYNKADAGGIGFDRTKTGSDALAQYNPRAAKTWSDPSKMDQRYLLWFHHLSWDYRLQDGHTLWDGLVMRYQSGVDQVGVMQTTWAGLAPYIDAQRFAAVSQNLTIQRREAQWWRDASISYFQSKSGLPLPAGYQAPALPLEAYEALTFPYAPGQGH
- the manD gene encoding D-mannonate dehydratase ManD encodes the protein MANTPSSTRAKILSAKVIVTCPGRNFVTLKIETDQGVYGLGDATLNGRELSVVSYLEDHVIPCLIGRDAHQIEDIWQYLYRGAYWRRGPVTMSAIAAVDMALWDIKGKIAGLPLYQLLGGACRTGVMVYGHANGTTIENTVEVAQSYQALGYKAIRLQCGVPGLSSTYGVSKDKMFYEPADADLPTENEWNTEAYMRVVPKLFKAAREALGDDVHLLHDVHHRLTPIEAGRLGHDLEPYRPFWMEDATPAENQESFKLIRQHTTTPLAVGEIFNTLWDCKDLISNQLIDYIRATVVHAGGITHLKRIASFADVYGVKTGCHGATDLSPVCMSAALHFDVSIPNFGIQEYMRHTELTDEVFPHNYSFTAGSLHIGDAPGLGVDIDEEKAAKYPYQRAYLPVNRLQDGTLFNW